From a single Alloactinosynnema sp. L-07 genomic region:
- a CDS encoding DUF3592 domain-containing protein, producing the protein MNLTLRARRIAAIVLLGVAVTVTLLGVLLMIAAGTEDAAIEGHTGRADADVVSVTAGRTLVRFHTPDGGEHLPSVGVLYPDQLEEGQVVRVEYDTRNPDLVRVAGRGATLTILPVVTTLLAVWAVVSALVWWLRKPGPLHLRKLRPRRIAV; encoded by the coding sequence GTGAACCTGACCCTGCGGGCCCGCCGGATCGCCGCGATCGTGCTACTCGGGGTGGCGGTGACGGTGACCCTGCTCGGGGTCCTGCTGATGATCGCCGCAGGCACCGAGGACGCGGCCATCGAGGGCCACACCGGGCGGGCCGACGCCGACGTCGTCAGCGTCACCGCCGGTCGCACCCTGGTTCGCTTCCACACTCCCGACGGCGGCGAGCACCTGCCCAGCGTCGGGGTGCTCTACCCGGATCAGCTCGAAGAAGGCCAGGTCGTCCGGGTCGAGTACGACACCCGCAACCCCGACCTCGTGCGCGTCGCGGGCCGGGGCGCCACCCTCACCATCCTGCCCGTCGTGACCACCCTGCTCGCGGTCTGGGCGGTGGTGTCCGCGCTGGTCTGGTGGCTGCGCAAGCCCGGCCCTCTGCACCTGCGCAAGCTGCGACCGCGCAGGATCGCGGTGTAA
- a CDS encoding alpha/beta hydrolase family protein: MTAVAATLVTAVPAQAQTGVRITMPALTGPYPVGATELHLVDPARADPWKPDRRREVMVSVSYPTERPGGRRAPWMTPGIAGVVDMIAASPDFLGVAPGSVDWKATRRQAREGVETRPGRWPMVLFSHGFGSLREMHAGLADDLASRGYVVVSMSHTYESAAVEFPGGRIEFAVADQGDLADKKTAIDARVADTRFVLTELGERGVDLSRVGMVGHSYGGYTAGETMVHDSRIDAGVNLDGTMGYGPGLPGKVVQGLDRPFLLVGADFVGDREHSHVDPTDPTWVDFWPSQRGWKRDLHLDDSTHYSFTDLQFAVPQLDDLIEQARRDLLVGTINPAASLAVQHDYLAAYFDLHLKGRDRGLFDGDSPCHPQARFIE; encoded by the coding sequence GTGACCGCGGTCGCGGCCACGCTGGTCACCGCGGTACCAGCCCAGGCCCAGACCGGCGTGCGGATCACCATGCCCGCACTGACCGGCCCTTATCCGGTCGGCGCGACCGAACTCCACTTGGTCGACCCCGCGCGCGCCGACCCGTGGAAACCCGACCGGCGGCGCGAGGTGATGGTCAGCGTCAGCTACCCGACCGAGCGTCCGGGCGGCAGGCGCGCGCCCTGGATGACTCCCGGCATCGCGGGCGTGGTCGACATGATCGCCGCCAGCCCCGACTTCCTCGGTGTCGCACCCGGCTCGGTCGACTGGAAGGCGACGCGGCGACAGGCGCGGGAGGGCGTCGAGACACGGCCCGGCCGGTGGCCCATGGTGCTGTTCTCCCACGGCTTCGGCTCCCTGCGCGAAATGCACGCGGGCCTGGCCGACGACCTGGCCAGCCGCGGGTACGTCGTGGTGTCGATGTCACACACCTACGAGTCGGCGGCCGTAGAGTTCCCCGGCGGACGGATCGAATTCGCCGTCGCCGACCAGGGCGACCTCGCCGACAAGAAGACCGCGATCGACGCCAGGGTCGCCGACACCCGGTTCGTGCTCACCGAACTGGGCGAGCGCGGGGTCGACCTGTCCAGAGTCGGGATGGTCGGGCACTCCTACGGCGGCTACACGGCGGGCGAGACGATGGTCCACGACAGCCGCATCGACGCCGGGGTGAACCTGGACGGGACGATGGGCTACGGCCCGGGTTTGCCGGGCAAGGTCGTTCAGGGCTTGGACCGGCCGTTCCTGCTGGTGGGCGCCGACTTCGTGGGCGACAGGGAGCACTCACACGTGGACCCGACCGATCCGACCTGGGTGGACTTCTGGCCGAGCCAGCGCGGGTGGAAGCGGGACCTGCACCTCGACGACAGCACGCACTACAGCTTCACCGACCTGCAGTTCGCTGTCCCTCAACTCGATGACCTCATCGAGCAGGCTCGGCGGGACCTACTGGTCGGAACGATCAACCCGGCGGCGTCGCTGGCAGTTCAGCACGACTACCTGGCCGCGTATTTCGACCTGCACCTCAAGGGCCGCGACCGGGGCCTGTTCGACGGTGATTCGCCCTGCCACCCGCAGGCCCGCTTCATCGAGTGA
- the menD gene encoding 2-succinyl-5-enolpyruvyl-6-hydroxy-3-cyclohexene-1-carboxylic-acid synthase, which produces MNPSTAMATVIVDELIRNDIRHVVLCPGSRDAALLLALHKAEGRITLHVRVDERSAAFLALGLGRATGRPAAVVCTSGTAVANLHPAVLEAHHSGVGLLLLTADRPPELHGTGANQTIDQRNIFGSSAVAVDFPVAEARAGLNPVWRGLVCRGVARAETGRPVQLNIPFREPLVPTDVAPWPDSLDGRPDGARWTTSSAARTVPGNRVDFPLPARSLMVVGSGDPARALAAAGVAAKVGWPVIAEPVGAAAAVVSGAHVLRRGPLLLGGGALPEHLRPDAVIVVGRPTLSRGVRGLMDRVAVYGIGDHPQWTDPQYVATHVRGWLDEDDLAHVTDHDPAWLAGWRTAEEAAADAVDTVLDQHGWPTGAHIARDLVAALPTGATLFLGSSNPVRDVDIAADPRADLTIHANRGVAGIDGNVSTAAGIAIGSATPTYALVGDLTFLHDLNALLIGPAEQRPDLTVVVLNDDGGGIFSLLEQGAPEHATSFERVFGTPHGADLARLCAGFHVPHTLADSPTTFEKALSPAPGLRVIEVRTDRSHLRATHARLRDAVAEAVG; this is translated from the coding sequence GTGAACCCGTCCACCGCGATGGCCACCGTCATCGTCGACGAGTTGATCCGCAACGACATCCGCCACGTCGTCCTCTGTCCCGGCTCCCGCGACGCCGCGCTGTTGCTCGCGCTGCACAAGGCCGAAGGTCGGATCACCCTGCATGTCCGCGTGGACGAGCGGTCCGCCGCGTTCCTCGCGCTCGGGCTCGGCCGGGCCACCGGCAGGCCGGCGGCTGTCGTCTGCACCTCCGGCACCGCCGTCGCCAATCTGCACCCGGCGGTCCTCGAAGCCCACCACTCCGGCGTCGGCCTGCTCCTGCTCACCGCCGACCGCCCCCCGGAGCTGCACGGCACCGGCGCCAACCAGACCATCGACCAGCGCAACATCTTCGGCAGCTCCGCCGTCGCGGTCGACTTCCCGGTCGCCGAGGCGCGCGCCGGGCTCAACCCGGTGTGGCGGGGGCTGGTGTGCCGCGGGGTTGCCCGCGCCGAGACCGGTCGCCCGGTCCAGCTCAACATCCCGTTCCGCGAACCCTTGGTGCCGACCGACGTCGCCCCCTGGCCCGACAGCCTCGACGGCCGCCCCGACGGTGCCCGCTGGACCACCTCGTCGGCCGCGCGAACGGTCCCCGGCAACCGCGTCGACTTCCCGCTGCCCGCCCGGTCCCTCATGGTCGTCGGCAGCGGCGACCCGGCCCGCGCGCTGGCGGCGGCCGGGGTCGCGGCGAAGGTGGGCTGGCCCGTCATCGCCGAGCCCGTCGGCGCCGCGGCGGCCGTGGTGAGCGGCGCCCACGTCCTGCGCCGGGGGCCGCTCCTGCTGGGCGGCGGCGCCCTCCCCGAACACCTCCGGCCGGACGCCGTCATCGTCGTCGGCCGCCCGACCCTGTCGCGCGGGGTGCGCGGGCTGATGGACCGAGTGGCGGTGTACGGCATCGGCGACCATCCACAGTGGACAGATCCGCAGTATGTGGCCACCCACGTGCGCGGCTGGCTGGACGAGGACGACCTCGCCCACGTAACCGACCACGACCCGGCCTGGCTCGCGGGCTGGCGCACCGCCGAGGAAGCCGCCGCCGACGCCGTCGACACCGTGCTCGACCAGCACGGCTGGCCCACCGGCGCCCACATCGCCCGCGACCTGGTCGCCGCCCTGCCCACCGGCGCCACCCTCTTCCTCGGCTCCTCCAACCCGGTCCGCGACGTCGACATCGCCGCCGACCCCCGCGCCGACCTCACCATCCACGCCAACCGCGGCGTCGCGGGCATCGACGGCAACGTCTCCACCGCCGCGGGCATCGCCATCGGCTCGGCCACCCCGACCTACGCCCTGGTCGGCGACCTGACGTTCCTGCACGACCTCAACGCCCTGCTCATCGGCCCCGCCGAACAGCGCCCCGACCTCACCGTCGTAGTCCTGAACGACGACGGCGGCGGCATCTTCTCCCTGCTCGAACAGGGCGCCCCCGAACACGCCACCAGCTTCGAGCGAGTCTTCGGCACCCCCCATGGCGCTGACCTCGCCCGACTCTGCGCGGGCTTCCACGTCCCCCACACCCTCGCCGACTCCCCGACGACGTTCGAGAAGGCACTGTCTCCGGCTCCCGGCCTACGGGTGATCGAGGTCCGCACCGACCGAAGCCATTTGCGCGCGACCCACGCCCGCCTCCGCGACGCGGTGGCTGAAGCGGTCGGCTAG